Below is a genomic region from Henckelia pumila isolate YLH828 chromosome 3, ASM3356847v2, whole genome shotgun sequence.
GTGAAGACCCAGATTCCTCCACCAAAAGGAATTACTATCCAGGAACCCTCGTTCTCTGTACTAACCCCAACTTCAACCGACCCTCAGGGAAAAGGAAAATCACCTCTCATCCCATTTAAAAAAACCCAATCGGTAGGAAAAGTGGAGGttcttatcattatttttaacaTTGCCTGGGCTGTGCGGTTCAAACTATAGGAATTTGATGAATGGGTGAACTATCGTATGAATGCTTCATATTCACAGATCTTGCTTGAGAATAAACTGGAATACCTTTCAAAATTGGAAGACAAGATGTTCATTCTCACTGCCACATCAAATCTTGAAACAGCACTCGGCAGATATAAGTTGGTGGACGTTCAGCTCCGTGATAGTCTCGCCCGACATATTCTTGCCAAAAGAGAACAAAACTATCAGCCGATGAGCAAAACTGCCAAAGATGACACTGAAGTCATCTTATGACTTAAGCAGTCAATTGATGTCACTGACACCTTTTTACGAGAATATCGGCTGAAATACTCCATCCCACTACCGGACGAAGAATACATAAAGGCGTATAAAAACGAAGTTCAGGCCATGATCCCTCTTCTAGATTCTCATGATAACTCGGAAACATCTGACTTCGTATTTTCAGCACAGGAACATGAATTTATTGCGGCACAAGACGAATGTCCCTTGACATATTTTTCATTTGCTTCCTCATCAGCCGCTGAACCTACGTCAAATGCTGATCTCATCATAGACACTCAACTGACTAACCCAATCACAACAGTTACTAGTGATAATCTTCCTGAGATCCCACTCACATAAGTCTCAGATGTTATGCAATCAATTTTTGATGATGAACAACCCACATCTCCTCTTTTGGAGATCCATTTTGAAGAATCGCCTCAACCGACGACTGACGGCTCGCAGCCCTCCAATCCAATTCACCAAATAGATCAGGTGATTGGAATCGATGTTCGTTCATCGATCGAGACCACCACAGTCTCGCCTCCAAAAGAACAAACTACCACACTTTCTTCAACTTCAGTTGCTGACTCCGAACCAGCGAATTATGCTTTGGAACGCATCGTAGAAGATCTTCGCGAGACCACACAGCGACTCAACAATCGCATACAAGGACAAGACGCTGGCATTGACAACATAAGATCAGCGATTATGTCTTGTCTTAACAGTTTGTCTTCTGAACTCGGCAGATGCATCACTGAATTGAAAAACTACAAAGAACGCAATCTTTGACCTATGGGTACTATTGCCGAACAGGTCTCTCAAACTGTTCGACGCACAAATGAGCATACTTCAACGCAAATCTCAGTTCTTCAGGCTAATTTAACCGCTCATATCGACTCCCGTATTGATACTTTTCAAAACACTATTGGTGCTCAACTAGGAGAGATCATCTCTCATCTCACCcgtggtgatgtcaaaaagggGAAAGTATCCAGAAAATCAGTTGACACCTCTTCACAGAGAATGCAAAGGAAGTAAGGTACATTTTTTTTACTTAACGCAATGTAGGTGTAATAGGTCTTCACTTCTACATATCAGTGATTGCTTGTAAACATTAATTGTTCAATGCAATTCATCTTTGCAATGAATTCATTTCGTCTAATATCTTCTTTAAATGGTTTTTGGGGCctaggttttgtcatcaccaaaaagggggaaattgttgaatcctgacttttggtgataacaaaacaatactttGTTGTTTAGTCGACCGCCATTTATTTGTATAAGCAGCTACGTCAACCgaacaaagacatatctaccAACGGCAGCCAAAGCATGCAAAGTAGTTGTATGTCAACCGAACAAGTACATATCTACCGATGCCATTAAAGCTTATCAACCAACGAAAGATGCAAAACAATTGTATGTCAAACATATCTACCGACTAAGATATCTACCGAACTTCAAATACAAAAAGCTATACGCTACATTTCGAAGTTACATTTTCCCAGATCTCAGAAAGTGACAAGACAACTGAAAAGAAAAAGGTCGAAGCATTTAAGGATTTGTCTGATAAAGTGAGAAAGCcttaaatagcatttaatgtgagcgacacattgaatagacaattaaagACGCTCCAAGTACGAAATATTCAGAAAGCTTTATCAGTAGGGAAATCCTACCGTTGGACAAAGAAGAAAGACGTTGAAGACAAAGGCTATATATATCAAAGCCTCTCTAGACAAAAAAAATGACAGAAAACAACACAACAAACGCTTATTGAGAATATGTCTATCTGAGCTCTCGAACCCATCTTGAATATTCAACCGCTCAAAGATAAAACCCTTAGCCTTAACAGCTCTATCTGATATTCGAAGAGATCTTTTCAAGGGTTGCTCAAATCCAGATATCATTTGAAGAATGCTACCtgatacaaggatttgagaagtCTTAAGTCCTCGAGAGACTAAGACAATCATCATCACCATCTGaaaaaaagtttgataagagcttcaaatcttatcactgtgaatctaggagttccatattaggcattggataagtcctaacttggatcgggtgtattgcaagatgttgtaataaccaaagtcttctagtgaatccttccgaggtggaagaaggggtgacgtaggagattgagcttcgAACATCCAAAAAACATATCTGTGTCTACTTACGTTATTGCATTGCATCATTCCATGGATATAATCTAGCATGTTGAGAGCTATATCCgcattaatcatagttgctcttATATTTCTGGCAGGCTAAAAGAAAACCGGTcgagtgaactaacatttactcaaCCATATTGCATTAGATTTTAAAGACTATCAatattgtgtattcacccccccccccctccacACACTATATCGATCCCCAACAATGTGTATACTCGTACATTCATACTGAGCGTCAGGATCATGTCCAAGTGGTTTTGTATTGGACAccatattccatggggcagtacTATGGTTGGATGGATCCGGGGGCAGTGGTCATTGAGCTGCAGTGGATGTGTGGCGAGTGTTCCTGACAGGTGTTTTTAGGGAGAACTCTTTAGTACTACTatttcgatggggttgtataatattttatttggccCGGTTTTTCTGTCGGTGCATGCTTGTATTTGAATTTAACTATTTAATTGGATTCGTTTTATTCCGTTGTTaagatttaatttcatacttaaCTCTAAGTAATTAGTgattccgggttgggtcactacatttttggtatcagagcatgcattaaTTGGGATTTACAAATCATTTTGGGGTTAACCTCTGTTTCCTTCTGATATATGGCTAACTTTGATGAGAGCCATGGTAGCGGGGGCGGACGCTGGGGCGACATGGACGATTGTGGGCATCGTGGGGACCGTCACCACCATCGTCGCGAGGACCACAGGAGTTTCAGCATGCAACGTTTTATGAAAATGGGTCCGAAGCCGTTAGTGGGAGGCGAAACCCCAGAGGAGGCAGAAATTTGGTTACGTCGGATGGAGGTATGTTTTAGAGAGTTCCGATGCAAGGATgaacagaagatggagactctaGATTTTCTCATTGAGGGATGCACACTGAAGTTGTGGAGTTCCACATCCGCGCCGATGATTGCTGCTTGAGGTGTCATCACTTGTGCGGATTTTCTCGCATCCTTCCAGAAGCTTTACTTCCCTTTTGCACTCCGAAAGGAGAAAGCCAAAGAGCTGCTGAGTTTTCATCAGGGAACCATGAacattgacgagtatcagcagaaatTCTTTGATCTTCTATCTTATtgtccagaaatttcttccagTATGGACATGAAGTACAACTTATTTCTCCAAGGTCTTAATCCGGAGATCAATGACCGGGTTGCagttggtgatgacatgaccTACGAGGTCTTGGTGAGCCAATGCCATCAAGAGGAGGATAGCCTGAAGCGCAATCGATCTTTTTtctcttcttccaggccagccagttctttgggtccaaagactcaatctttcaagaagcagGGTATGTCTTCTTCCTCTTTTGGTTTCGGTTCTAGTGGCGTGCACCACTTTGGGAAGAAGTAGGCCCAAGGAATGTGCATCTTTTGGAGGCAAGCATCCTACTGAGAGGTGTCGCAGGTCAGGAGCTTGTTACCGTTGCGAAGATATGGGTCACTtgaagagggattgtccacagatTACCGGAGGGTCTCCCTATGGATCTAGTTCTCAACCTTCTATTCTGCAGAGATCTCAGGGACAGTCAGTTGGGAGTACCAATCAGAGACCTCGTGTTTCTGGACAAGTGTTTGCGCTGAGTCAGGATCAGATTCAACAGGAGAACGAGGATGTCATATAAGGTATTTTTCTTTTGTGCGGTATTCCTTCATTCGTTCTCATAgacactggtgcatcacatTCGTTCATTTCGGCACGTTTTGTTAAGCGTCATAGATTGTTGTATGTGTCTCTAAACGTAGAAGTTTCGGTGTCTACCCCGACGGGTCATTCAGCTTTTGCTAAGAGATTAGTTTTTGGTTGTCCTTTAGTATTTAAGGTTTCTGAGATTTTAGCGAACCTTATGGTCTTGGCGatagaggatttcgattgtgTCTTGGGTATAGATCTTTTGACTGCCGATAGGGCTActgtggattgctatcagaatATAGTACAGTTTTGCCCagctgagggtgatagctggtttttctacgGCAAGGGAGTGTGAAACCCTTATGCCTCTGGTCTCAGCTTTGAGGACCGGTCAGGCTTTAGAGGCGGGTGGGGAAGGATACCTCATCCATGTGATTGATATGTCTGTAGGTAACCGGCATAAAGAGGAAGTACCCATAGTTTATGAGTATCCAGATGTCTTTCCAGACGAGATTTTAGGATTTCCTCCTATCCGAGAGGTCAAGTACAAGATTGAACTTTTACCAGGGACGGTTTCAATTTCTCGAGCACCTTACCGACTGGCACCAGCAAAGATGAAAGAGTTGCAACAACAGTTGCAAGATTTgttggataagggatatatccgACCGAGCGTGTCACCTTGAGGAGAACCAGTTCTTTTTGTcaaaaagaaggatggttctatgcgtctATGTATCGACTACAGACAATTGAACCAAGCGACAGTCAAGAACAaatatcctttgccacgaattgatgatttgttcgaccaGCTTCAGGGTACTGCTGTgtactccaagattgatttacggtcagggtatcatcagttgcgtgttcgAGATGCGGATATTTTGAAGACAAAATTTTTTACCTGATATGGTcactatgagtttttagtgatgccttttgggttAACAAATGCCCCTGCAGTGTTCATGGACTTAATGAACAGGGTTTTTTGCGATTTcctagacaagtttgtcgttgTCTTCATTGACGAAATTTTGGTCTATTCGTGTAGTGTTGATGAACATGCCCACCACTTGAGAATTGTATTGCAGATTCTCCGAGAGAAGCCGTTGTATTCCAAGTTTAGAAAATGCGAGTTTTGGATTGACCAAGTAgtatttcttggtcatgtgataTCTCGAGAAAGAGTATAAGTCGATCCGAGTAAGACTGAAGCTATCTTGAATTGGTCGCGCCCGACTACAGCTTTAGATATTCGTAGCTTTTTGGGATTGGTAGGATATTACCGGCGGTTTATCTAGAATTTCTCACGAATTTCTAGGCCTCTGACACAGTTGACAAGAAATTATGTTTCTTTTGTTTGGTCAAGCGAATGTGAGCAGAGCTTCAACAAGTTGAAGGGACGACTGACTACTGCACCTGTTCTCGCATTGCCATCAGGATCCGGATGATATATGGTTTACACTGATGCATCTCTTCATGGTCTAGGCTATTTGTTGACCCAAAATGGGCgtgtgattgcctatgcttctagaaAATTGAAGACTCGTGAAGGGAACTAACCagtgcatgatttggagcttgcaaaAATCGTGTTTGCactgaagatttggcgtcattacttgtatggcgagaagttcaAGATATTTTCGGACCACAAGGTTTGAAATACTTGTTCACTCAGGTAGAGGTGAACATGAGACATCGTCGATGGTTAGACCTTCTCAAGGACTACGATTGCAAGATAAAGTACCATCTCGGTACTTTTAACCCAGTGGCGGACACACTTAGCCGAAAGGTGAGTGTTAGTGCTCTCAGCATTTGTGCAAGGGCTAGCACCATTCAAGAATGTTGATCTTTGGGATTTATGTTTTGGCATAAGAAGGGACAACAGGGAATCCAGGTTTTCTCAGTACTAGCCAAGCCATCTTTGTTTGCTCAAATTCGAGAAGCGCAGTTTTCTGATTCGAAGACGCAGAAATTGGCAAGACTTGCTCAGGGAGACAACACATCTGGTTTTCATTTCCAGGCGGATGGAATTTTGTGCTTGTCTAGCAGAGTTGTGGTACCTGATGACTCAGCCTTGAGGGACGAATTTTTGTCTCAAGAACATCGTAGTAGGTTTGCCGTACACCCATGAAGTTCCAAGATGTATAAAGATCTACACAccagattttggtggaaaggtatGAAACATAGTTTGTATCTCGTTGTCTTGTTTGACAACAAGTTAAGGCAGAGCATCAACGACTAGGC
It encodes:
- the LOC140889543 gene encoding uncharacterized protein, with the translated sequence MPLVSALRTGQALEAGGEGYLIHVIDMSVGNRHKEEVPIVYEYPDVFPDEILGFPPIREVKYKIELLPGTVSISRAPYRLAPAKMKELQQQLQDLQLNQATVKNKYPLPRIDDLFDQLQGTAVYSKIDLRVHGLNEQGFLRFPRQVEVNMRHRRWLDLLKDYDCKIKYHLGTFNPVADTLSRKGQQGIQVFSVLAKPSLFAQIREAQFSDSKTQKLARLAQGDNTSGFHFQADGILCLSSRVVVPDDSALRDEFLSQEHRSRFAVHP